A genomic stretch from bacterium includes:
- a CDS encoding SDR family NAD(P)-dependent oxidoreductase, translating to MSDSSGPERVALLTGAGGGLAGAAARILAERGGYRLALVDNRTDALEGTLSDVRALGAEAHGIVVDLGDADQVESVVPQAVAHFGRVDALVNAAAVLFRTPLEEITGERFDFVYHINARAPLLLMRAAMADMATRGWGRVVNVTSTGVYEGGFTTTSLLYETTKGAVAVMTKMFANFGAADGILVNTVCPGAMRTRMLTEQTDPALIEVAEREMIPLGRLGEPQEVAEIIVWLLSDASSYATGAEFDITGGIALH from the coding sequence ATGAGCGACTCGAGTGGACCCGAGCGGGTGGCGCTCCTCACCGGGGCGGGCGGCGGTCTGGCCGGCGCCGCGGCCCGCATCCTGGCCGAGCGGGGCGGCTACCGGCTCGCCCTGGTGGACAATCGCACCGACGCCCTGGAGGGGACGCTGAGCGATGTGCGGGCGCTGGGCGCCGAGGCGCACGGCATCGTCGTGGACCTGGGTGACGCCGATCAGGTGGAGTCCGTGGTGCCGCAGGCGGTGGCGCACTTCGGGCGGGTGGACGCATTGGTGAACGCCGCCGCCGTGCTGTTCCGCACGCCGCTGGAGGAGATCACCGGCGAGCGGTTCGACTTCGTGTACCACATCAACGCCCGGGCGCCGCTGCTGCTGATGCGCGCCGCCATGGCCGACATGGCCACCCGCGGCTGGGGGCGGGTCGTGAACGTCACCTCCACCGGCGTCTACGAGGGCGGGTTCACCACCACCTCGCTGCTGTACGAGACCACCAAGGGGGCTGTGGCGGTGATGACCAAGATGTTCGCCAACTTCGGGGCGGCCGACGGGATCCTCGTCAACACGGTCTGCCCCGGAGCGATGCGCACCCGCATGCTCACCGAGCAGACCGACCCGGCGCTCATCGAGGTGGCCGAGCGTGAGATGATCCCGCTGGGCCGTCTCGGCGAGCCGCAGGAGGTGGCGGAGATCATCGTCTGGCTGCTCAGCGACGCCAGCAGCTACGCCACGGGCGCCGAGTTCGACATCACCGGCGGCATCGCCCTGCACTGA
- a CDS encoding helicase-related protein produces the protein MVGMVRQAVAAEGLARGQRLVLPGEAGVVVLRGIERRADGVDLFVADGDAVREVSLTQARVEQIRVVTQDGAAAPEVVLAGLWNEWMLSAVRSAGSTVLASTTLRPLPHQMAAVYGKMITQPLLRFLLADEPGTGKTVMSGLWLREAQRKGLVKRALVVCPAHLAIKWRADFERFFGGGLREVTAETVRQRALSVPGEDLWVVSLNLAAVNPTVREALHPDKAGWDAIIFDEAHRMTPTAETLYRVGRELSAKVPHAVFLTATPHRGDEWYFRELLHLVDPDVFPTSRAPDSGLPKRPRPDSGLPKRPRPDSGKPRAGAPLKPGPLHFLRRMKEELVDYDSRSLLFKAREAQNIRVPMNSDEQRFYDWAQELVAEYFHERGRALAAMVYGKRSASSLYALRETLRRRLAKMGTADVLGGEDDPDDEDEREERVVAAGSVNAREEKKAIDSLLAELQPLLGSGSGQLTLGDLDVSKWAPMLKCLRGNGVAAGSGQQLVVFTEYADTAKWLVRMFIAEGFAAEEYSGTLDHAERAAIQARFMDGGFEVIVSTDAGNEGIDLQAAHVLVNWDIPWSLVRLEQRMGRIHRIGQQHKVNLYNLVALGTREGQAHEKLLDRLIEAANELDGKMFDSLNAIMERIRTGAGAYEPERLLRLFYDTDSGASVGGDWPTLEQIRQARDDYYAEVRALSTRVDEAAANAACHDDHTARVNPIIVELFLVRIADGGLLRRSRAPVDDEGFYYLTASQAEHGWQLPEALHPSDGSALVATRADTRHKAIAGGRKRAADAVMLGPSDPGLAALIGSLRERVNPEMWQGATLYDESARDDCTLFVYECDIAEGSDSTDPRHRERTSTASWLIRVDGTGSARPVSWDTLPNLAAAPDLAPVPLSIETAETAETAAVRAADAERDRRATMLDGWVKQLSNQLRRLPNDLTDQIPDAKRRTTARARIESTIRHRLNDAKTAARVTRGEPRRVGWAHIVASAARDEPEEAADEQAASEAVSMRLVADLLEGDSWHVEDVHTQGRGYDLHAVRGAEQRCVEVKGRAGRASATGIALTGGELAQAAQLGDDYWLYVVDQCADGTGNLYGAWQNPIQTFQGGFTGVRLWRLPGSELKAALGKQGDIS, from the coding sequence ATGGTCGGGATGGTGAGGCAGGCTGTCGCCGCCGAGGGGCTCGCGCGGGGCCAGCGGCTCGTGTTGCCGGGCGAGGCAGGGGTCGTCGTGCTTCGAGGGATCGAACGGCGAGCTGACGGTGTGGACCTGTTCGTCGCTGACGGCGACGCTGTTCGCGAAGTGTCGCTCACACAGGCTCGCGTCGAACAGATCCGGGTGGTCACCCAGGACGGTGCAGCGGCACCCGAGGTGGTACTGGCTGGGTTGTGGAACGAGTGGATGCTGAGCGCGGTCCGCTCGGCCGGCTCTACGGTGCTGGCGTCCACCACGTTGCGGCCGTTGCCGCATCAGATGGCGGCAGTGTACGGAAAGATGATCACCCAGCCGCTGCTGCGGTTCCTGCTGGCCGATGAGCCCGGCACAGGCAAGACCGTCATGTCTGGACTGTGGCTGCGGGAGGCGCAGCGCAAGGGCCTGGTAAAGCGGGCCCTGGTGGTCTGCCCGGCGCATCTGGCGATCAAGTGGAGGGCCGACTTCGAGAGGTTCTTCGGCGGAGGGCTGAGGGAGGTGACCGCGGAGACCGTCCGCCAGCGAGCCCTGTCGGTGCCGGGCGAGGACCTGTGGGTAGTGTCGCTGAACCTGGCCGCGGTGAATCCGACGGTGCGCGAGGCGCTGCATCCCGACAAGGCGGGATGGGACGCCATCATCTTTGACGAGGCGCACCGTATGACGCCAACAGCCGAGACGCTTTACAGGGTGGGCAGGGAGCTGTCCGCGAAGGTTCCCCACGCGGTGTTCCTGACCGCGACTCCCCATCGGGGTGACGAGTGGTACTTCCGGGAGTTGCTGCACCTTGTCGACCCCGACGTGTTCCCGACGAGCCGGGCACCTGACAGCGGCCTGCCCAAGCGTCCGCGCCCTGACAGCGGCCTGCCCAAGCGTCCGCGCCCTGACAGCGGCAAGCCCCGGGCCGGCGCGCCGTTGAAGCCGGGGCCGCTGCATTTCCTGAGACGCATGAAGGAGGAGCTAGTCGACTACGACTCGCGCAGCCTGCTGTTCAAGGCACGCGAGGCGCAGAACATCAGGGTGCCGATGAACTCCGACGAGCAGCGCTTCTATGACTGGGCGCAGGAGTTGGTGGCCGAGTACTTCCATGAGCGTGGCCGTGCCCTCGCCGCCATGGTGTACGGCAAGCGGTCCGCTTCCTCGTTGTATGCGCTGAGAGAGACACTGCGGCGACGCTTGGCCAAGATGGGCACCGCGGACGTGCTCGGCGGTGAGGACGATCCCGACGATGAAGACGAGCGAGAGGAGCGGGTCGTTGCCGCAGGCTCGGTCAACGCCCGCGAGGAGAAGAAAGCCATCGACTCGCTGTTGGCTGAACTGCAACCGCTGCTCGGGTCCGGCTCCGGGCAGTTGACGCTCGGCGACCTGGACGTCTCCAAGTGGGCACCGATGCTGAAGTGCCTGCGCGGCAACGGCGTCGCTGCCGGCTCAGGTCAGCAACTCGTGGTGTTCACCGAGTACGCGGACACCGCCAAGTGGCTGGTGCGCATGTTCATTGCTGAGGGCTTCGCCGCCGAGGAGTATTCCGGCACCTTGGACCACGCCGAGCGGGCGGCTATCCAGGCGCGGTTCATGGACGGCGGTTTCGAGGTGATCGTCTCCACCGACGCCGGCAACGAGGGAATCGACCTGCAGGCCGCGCACGTGCTCGTGAACTGGGACATCCCGTGGTCGCTGGTGCGCCTGGAGCAGCGGATGGGCCGCATCCACCGCATCGGCCAGCAGCACAAGGTCAACCTCTACAACCTCGTCGCGCTCGGCACCCGAGAGGGACAGGCTCACGAGAAGCTGCTGGATCGGCTCATAGAGGCAGCCAACGAACTCGACGGCAAGATGTTCGACAGCCTCAACGCCATCATGGAGCGCATCCGCACCGGCGCCGGCGCCTACGAGCCCGAGAGACTGCTTCGGCTCTTCTACGATACCGACTCCGGCGCATCGGTCGGCGGAGACTGGCCGACGCTGGAGCAGATACGGCAGGCCCGTGACGACTACTACGCCGAGGTGCGTGCGCTGAGCACCAGAGTCGACGAAGCAGCCGCCAATGCCGCCTGCCACGACGACCACACCGCCCGCGTGAATCCGATCATCGTCGAGCTCTTCCTAGTCCGCATCGCAGACGGCGGACTGCTGCGACGCAGCCGCGCTCCCGTAGACGACGAGGGCTTCTACTACCTGACGGCCTCACAAGCTGAGCACGGCTGGCAACTCCCCGAAGCGCTGCACCCCAGCGACGGCAGCGCCCTTGTCGCCACCCGAGCCGACACCCGCCACAAGGCGATCGCCGGCGGCCGCAAGCGCGCCGCGGACGCGGTGATGCTCGGACCGAGCGACCCTGGACTTGCAGCGCTCATCGGTAGCCTGCGCGAACGGGTCAACCCGGAGATGTGGCAGGGCGCGACCCTCTACGACGAGAGCGCCCGCGATGACTGCACTCTGTTCGTCTACGAATGCGACATCGCCGAGGGCTCCGACAGCACGGACCCCCGGCACCGTGAACGCACCAGCACGGCGTCATGGCTCATACGCGTCGACGGCACCGGCTCGGCGCGTCCGGTGTCATGGGACACGCTGCCAAACCTCGCCGCTGCGCCCGACCTGGCACCCGTCCCGCTCTCAATCGAGACCGCCGAGACCGCCGAGACCGCGGCCGTCCGAGCGGCCGACGCCGAACGCGACCGGCGCGCCACCATGCTTGACGGCTGGGTCAAGCAACTCTCCAACCAACTGCGGCGCCTGCCGAACGACCTCACCGACCAGATCCCCGACGCCAAGCGCAGGACAACAGCCCGAGCACGCATCGAATCGACCATCCGCCACCGACTGAACGACGCCAAGACCGCCGCGCGAGTCACACGAGGTGAGCCTCGGCGCGTCGGATGGGCACACATCGTCGCCTCCGCCGCACGCGACGAACCCGAAGAGGCCGCGGACGAACAAGCTGCCAGCGAAGCGGTGTCGATGCGCCTGGTCGCAGACCTCCTCGAGGGCGACAGCTGGCACGTCGAAGACGTGCACACCCAAGGCCGCGGCTACGACCTACACGCCGTGCGAGGGGCCGAGCAGAGATGCGTCGAGGTCAAAGGGCGCGCAGGTCGAGCGTCCGCCACCGGCATCGCCCTCACCGGAGGCGAACTCGCGCAGGCCGCACAACTCGGAGACGATTACTGGCTGTATGTGGTGGACCAATGCGCCGACGGCACCGGAAACCTCTACGGCGCGTGGCAGAACCCGATCCAGACGTTCCAAGGAGGCTTCACCGGCGTCCGGCTGTGGCGACTGCCCGGCAGCGAACTCAAAGCCGCCCTCGGCAAGCAGGGCGACATCTCGTGA